Within Gouania willdenowi chromosome 24, fGouWil2.1, whole genome shotgun sequence, the genomic segment AAACGTCGGCAATAAAGCACAGTGTTATCAGTATTTTTGACTAGGTTGGTTAATttgatacattacatttttttagacAAAAATATGACAGTCTTCATCAAAACCGGTGAAGGAGGAATGTTTTGTGTCTCATTTTACGTCAGGTTCGCCTTGGACAAGACTTCAGTCTGTGTCAGTGTTAAGAAAGGAAGAAGATTGACTCCTAGAGTCAATTAAATGGCTCAAATTAACCTAATATGTTGTTTAAATATTNNNNNNNNNNNNNNNNNNNNNNNNNNNNNNNNNNNNNNNNNNNNNNNNNNNNNNNNNNNNNNNNNNNNNNNNNNNNNNNNNNNNNNNNNNNNNNNNNCGTGGCCGTAAGTTTCCAGTTCGGTGTGACTTTCGAGAGCTACACCTTCTGTGCGAGCGGCTGCGCGGATCGCCGCCCGGATTTCATGCGGTTCCGTGCGTACACCCGTAAGAAAAGCGCCAAGAACACCACGGCGACACCAAATCCGCCCACGACGGTGACGGTGTGACCGTACAGGAAGCAGGACAGGAGGATGGCGATGGCCTGCCTCAGGGTCATGATGATGGTGAAGACGGCGGCACCAAATTGGTTGATAGTGTAGAAGATGAAAAGCTGTCCGCACGCCGAGCACACGGACAGCAGCACGGCATGTAACGCAAACTCGGAGTGTCGTGTCATGAAGGCCAACGACTCGAAGAAGGCCCCCTGCTCCAGTAGCGAACCCACGGTCAAGAGGCAGGAGAACAGGTTGACCCCAAACATCATCTGCACCGACGACATCTTGTACTTGAACAGGTTGTCCTGCCAGTTGGACGTGAAGCTGTCGAAGACTATGTATCCGACGAGGATGACGACGCCGCTAAAGGTGGTGACGGTGGACGGGTGCTTGTTGGCGGTGCTGGAGAGCAGAAACATGCTGACCCCGACAGAGATGAGCGCGGCGGTGAAGTACTCCCAGTACTCGTAGCTTTTGCGCGACACGATCTTCCCCATGAGCATGACGGGGATGACCTTGGAGGCCTTGGCCAGGACCTGCGTGGGGAAGCTGATGTACTTGAGGGCTTCGTACTGACACC encodes:
- the slc35b2 gene encoding adenosine 3'-phospho 5'-phosphosulfate transporter 1, yielding MPSSSLRFCSALVLLLFPFAVATEDPAVLNGWHDVWIFRFLVNMVGYSTIIIPGYLLISYFKRSNYSETGSGICFPLIKTCVFGSEAKPASVDEGLVSIRNEGDSGSTVKQAVKLIFCTVGLQISYLTWGVLQERVMTGSYGAKTPEEQGERFKDSQFLVFMNRILALTVSGLWCVLFRQLRHGVPMYKYSFASLSNILSSWCQYEALKYISFPTQVLAKASKVIPVMLMGKIVSRKSYEYWEYFTAALISVGVSMFLLSSTANKHPSTVTTFSGVVILVGYIVFDSFTSNWQDNLFKYKMSSVQMMFGVNLFSCLLTVGSLLEQGAFFESLAFMTRHSEFALHAVLLSVCSACGQLFIFYTINQFGAAVFTIIMTLRQAIAILLSCFLYGHTVTVVGGFGVAVVFLALFLRVYARNRMKSGRRSAQPLAQKV